Proteins from a genomic interval of Nostoc sp. TCL240-02:
- a CDS encoding PAS domain-containing protein, with the protein MPDAEKSQNQLANEKLLHRQVSKKANYSLLASGEEGMVLQLADGTIQACSAACNRILGLTAQQLVGQNLLDSKWQFLHEDGSPLTSETHPAIAAQKTGKPCLDLVCGFYKPNGELVWLLLSSQPLFQAGVNTPFAIVTTFSDITEFKRAQLEENSSSAENIQQVNANESQILWDSQRLLQQIAGTLPGILYIYDLIEQRNAYVNYEIAQGWGYTSAEIQAMGKDLFIQLLHPEDLAQLPTYFERFNSARQGEVLSFEYRIRHANGEWRWFCSYDTVYSKTVEGLPKYLLGIAFDITERRHIENSLRQSNERFELAAAAVNCLIYDWEIHRSTVERTQGLTQVFGYTQQEAEPTFEWWQKLIHPDDQQRVNDQFMTSMANGNRYSIEYRFRHKDGRYLCVQDQGFAVRDTNGQVVRVVGASTDITEQQAALRERQQIETNLRESEERIRLATTAAELGMWFWNITTNELVWTEKCKELFGLAPEVEMDYELFINCIHPEDRQPINEAIARCFQEKVEYDIEYRSLWSDGSIHWIAAKGRVFYEANEQPVRMMGTAQDITGRKQIENNLRQRETQLRRLVDSNIIGIMFATPDHITEANEAFLEMVGYTREELLAGKVRRKQMTPPEYHALDEQGIEQLLTVGVCNPFEKEYIRKDGSRIPILIGGALVEKDPPSWICFILDLTPRKQLEKTLRQQAEELKQANRNKDEFLAILSHELRSPLNPILGWSSLLKSRKFDEATTNRALETIERNTQLQIQLIDELLDVSRIIRGKLNLTFATVNLASVIDAALETVRLIAESKSIQIKIQLDPNVGKVSGDYYRLQQVVGNLLSNAVKFTPRNGSVEVSLSSSGEFTSHSALIQVKDTGQGISPEFLPHAFEYFRQADSSTTKKFGGLGLGLAIVRNLVELHGGTITAASPGEGQGAIFTVRLPVIKESRGDEKTGGGREKFNSLAIAGLQILIVDDDADTQEFLHFLLQQNGALTTVAASVTEALAVIVKTIPDVLISDLGMPEMDGYSLIRLLRAMPREEGGEIPAIALTAYAGESDRDRVLAAGFQKHIAKPVQPTELITAIVDLLGQR; encoded by the coding sequence ATGCCAGACGCGGAAAAGTCCCAAAACCAGCTGGCTAATGAAAAGCTGCTGCATCGGCAAGTTAGTAAAAAAGCAAATTATTCGCTCTTAGCCAGTGGAGAAGAGGGAATGGTGCTTCAGTTGGCGGATGGTACTATTCAGGCTTGCAGCGCAGCTTGCAATCGCATTTTAGGACTAACTGCCCAACAGCTTGTAGGGCAAAATTTACTCGATTCCAAGTGGCAATTTCTTCATGAAGATGGCTCTCCTTTAACTAGCGAAACTCACCCAGCGATCGCTGCTCAAAAAACAGGTAAACCTTGCTTGGATTTGGTCTGTGGGTTTTATAAGCCAAATGGTGAGCTAGTGTGGCTATTGTTGTCTTCACAACCTCTGTTCCAAGCAGGAGTAAACACTCCCTTTGCGATCGTCACAACTTTTTCGGATATTACAGAATTTAAGCGCGCGCAGCTAGAGGAAAACTCTAGCTCTGCTGAAAATATTCAACAAGTTAATGCAAATGAATCTCAGATACTGTGGGATAGTCAACGTTTGTTGCAACAAATTGCTGGTACTCTTCCGGGGATACTCTACATATATGATCTCATTGAGCAGCGAAATGCTTATGTTAATTACGAAATTGCTCAAGGTTGGGGCTACACATCAGCAGAGATCCAGGCAATGGGAAAGGATTTATTTATCCAACTTCTACACCCTGAAGATTTAGCTCAACTCCCTACTTATTTTGAAAGATTTAATTCTGCGCGTCAGGGCGAAGTCCTTAGTTTTGAGTACCGCATTCGACACGCGAATGGAGAGTGGCGCTGGTTTTGTAGCTATGACACTGTATATAGCAAAACTGTTGAGGGATTACCGAAATATCTTTTAGGTATTGCTTTTGATATTACAGAGCGACGACACATAGAAAATTCGCTGCGGCAAAGTAATGAAAGATTTGAGCTAGCAGCTGCGGCGGTTAATTGCCTAATCTATGACTGGGAAATTCACAGAAGTACTGTGGAAAGAACTCAGGGTTTAACCCAGGTTTTTGGCTACACACAACAAGAAGCTGAACCTACCTTCGAGTGGTGGCAAAAACTCATTCACCCTGATGACCAACAAAGAGTTAATGACCAGTTTATGACTAGTATGGCCAATGGCAATCGTTATAGCATCGAGTATCGATTCCGTCACAAAGATGGCCGCTATTTATGTGTGCAAGACCAGGGGTTTGCTGTCCGGGATACAAATGGTCAGGTAGTTAGGGTGGTTGGTGCTAGTACTGATATTACCGAACAGCAAGCTGCGCTGCGCGAACGCCAGCAAATTGAAACAAACCTGCGCGAAAGTGAAGAACGGATTCGGTTAGCCACTACTGCTGCGGAACTGGGTATGTGGTTTTGGAATATCACCACCAACGAGTTAGTTTGGACAGAGAAATGTAAGGAGCTATTTGGACTCGCCCCAGAAGTCGAAATGGACTATGAGCTTTTTATCAACTGCATACATCCAGAAGACCGTCAACCTATTAATGAAGCGATCGCTCGTTGTTTTCAGGAAAAGGTTGAGTATGACATTGAATACCGCAGTCTTTGGTCTGATGGTAGCATTCATTGGATTGCTGCTAAAGGTCGTGTCTTTTACGAAGCCAACGAGCAGCCAGTTCGGATGATGGGTACTGCTCAGGATATTACTGGGCGCAAACAGATAGAAAATAATTTACGCCAGCGTGAAACTCAATTAAGGCGCTTAGTTGATTCCAATATTATTGGTATTATGTTCGCTACACCAGACCATATTACTGAGGCGAACGAGGCCTTTTTAGAAATGGTGGGTTATACGCGAGAGGAACTATTAGCAGGTAAAGTACGCAGAAAACAGATGACTCCACCGGAATATCACGCTCTTGATGAGCAGGGGATAGAGCAACTTTTAACGGTTGGAGTATGTAATCCTTTTGAAAAAGAATATATCCGCAAAGATGGTTCGCGCATTCCCATCCTAATTGGTGGTGCTTTGGTAGAGAAAGATCCGCCATCTTGGATCTGTTTTATTCTGGACTTAACCCCAAGGAAGCAATTAGAAAAGACACTTAGACAGCAAGCAGAGGAACTCAAACAGGCAAACCGAAACAAAGATGAGTTTCTCGCCATTCTCTCCCACGAATTGCGATCGCCCCTCAACCCCATTTTAGGCTGGTCATCGCTACTCAAAAGCCGCAAATTTGATGAAGCTACTACCAATCGGGCCTTAGAAACCATCGAAAGAAATACTCAATTGCAGATTCAATTAATTGATGAGTTGCTGGATGTATCCCGAATTATTCGCGGTAAGTTGAACCTGACTTTTGCCACTGTTAACCTAGCATCTGTAATTGATGCTGCATTAGAAACAGTCCGGTTAATCGCAGAAAGCAAATCCATCCAGATCAAAATACAGCTTGACCCTAATGTTGGTAAAGTGTCAGGCGATTATTATCGCTTACAGCAAGTTGTAGGGAATTTACTTTCGAACGCTGTCAAGTTCACTCCCCGTAACGGATCTGTGGAAGTCAGCCTATCATCAAGTGGGGAATTTACTTCCCACTCAGCACTAATTCAAGTTAAAGACACTGGACAAGGGATTTCCCCTGAATTCCTCCCCCACGCATTTGAATATTTTCGTCAAGCCGATAGCAGTACAACCAAAAAATTTGGCGGGCTGGGGTTGGGATTGGCAATAGTTCGCAACTTAGTAGAGTTGCATGGTGGAACTATAACAGCAGCTAGTCCAGGAGAAGGACAAGGAGCAATTTTTACTGTCAGACTGCCTGTGATCAAAGAGAGTAGGGGAGATGAGAAAACTGGGGGAGGCAGAGAGAAATTTAACTCGTTAGCGATCGCTGGACTACAGATATTGATTGTTGATGATGATGCTGATACACAGGAGTTTTTGCACTTTTTGCTACAACAGAATGGGGCACTAACAACTGTTGCAGCATCGGTAACAGAGGCGCTAGCTGTCATAGTCAAGACCATACCTGATGTGTTAATCAGTGATTTAGGAATGCCAGAGATG